A single Streptomyces sannanensis DNA region contains:
- a CDS encoding damage-control phosphatase ARMT1 family protein: protein MSETVDAPVILSNEPGSFAWGVLTERHPALIQRVRDAFPYGPEQRRALDALLKESTEGAIEPLRQDAPDHDQWNAWGRDYLGRSWLDVPFLWSESYFYRKLLEAVGYFEAGPWQGIDPFRPFKQAELRTEEAEAELAALDLLALKPVDDQAQALLHGSLWGNRADLGFRMVSGNNGESSSDTPLVADDSEVLWSLLPAGRPNTVCLVADNAGRELVPDLLLIDHLLGHQHAERVVLHVKPYPYYVSDATTSDVIECLRHLKQADGVAGVVGTRLWAAVGRGRLTVRAHAFSCAPLPYAEMPDDLRQEFADATLTIMKGDLNYRRLVGDHLWPATASFAKRTEYFPGPVAALRTLKSDVIVGLDKRTEELLVAAHDQRWRTSGTHALIQVR from the coding sequence ATGTCCGAAACCGTCGATGCGCCTGTGATTCTGAGCAACGAGCCCGGATCCTTCGCCTGGGGTGTGCTGACAGAACGGCATCCGGCACTCATCCAGAGAGTGCGTGACGCCTTCCCGTACGGCCCTGAGCAGCGCCGGGCGCTTGACGCCCTCCTCAAAGAGAGCACGGAAGGCGCGATCGAACCCCTCCGCCAGGACGCCCCTGATCATGATCAGTGGAATGCATGGGGACGGGACTACCTCGGCCGGTCCTGGCTCGACGTGCCATTCCTGTGGTCGGAGAGCTACTTCTACCGCAAACTCCTGGAGGCAGTCGGATACTTCGAAGCGGGCCCATGGCAGGGCATCGATCCGTTCCGCCCTTTCAAGCAGGCCGAACTGCGCACCGAAGAGGCGGAAGCGGAACTCGCAGCCCTGGACCTGCTCGCGCTGAAGCCCGTCGATGACCAGGCCCAGGCACTGCTTCACGGCTCGCTGTGGGGCAACCGCGCGGACCTCGGCTTCCGCATGGTCTCCGGCAATAATGGGGAAAGCAGCTCTGACACACCTCTCGTCGCTGACGACTCGGAGGTCCTGTGGTCGCTGCTGCCCGCCGGAAGGCCGAACACGGTATGCCTTGTCGCCGACAACGCCGGACGGGAACTCGTTCCTGACCTCCTCCTCATCGACCATCTGCTGGGGCACCAGCACGCCGAACGCGTTGTCCTGCATGTCAAGCCGTACCCGTACTACGTCTCCGATGCCACCACCTCCGACGTGATCGAGTGTCTGCGACACCTGAAGCAGGCAGACGGTGTAGCGGGTGTGGTCGGCACGCGGCTCTGGGCAGCCGTGGGACGTGGCCGGCTCACCGTACGGGCGCACGCCTTCTCCTGCGCACCGCTGCCGTACGCGGAGATGCCCGACGACCTGCGCCAGGAATTCGCGGACGCCACACTGACCATCATGAAGGGCGACCTGAACTACCGGCGCCTGGTGGGCGATCACCTCTGGCCCGCGACTGCGTCGTTCGCGAAGCGCACCGAATACTTCCCCGGCCCAGTGGCCGCGCTGCGCACGCTGAAGTCCGACGTGATCGTCGGACTCGACAAGCGGACGGAGGAATTGCTTGTCGCCGCGCACGATCAGCGGTGGCGTACCAGCGGTACCCATGCACTGATCCAGGTCCGGTGA